The Cryptosporangium minutisporangium genomic sequence CGATCAAGGTGGGAACCGTCGCGCCGCGCCTTGTCGACGACGCCGTAGACGTCGAGCAGGGAACCGTCGATCTCCGTGCCCTGCTCGACGTCTACGGCGTCGTCGACAAGGCGCGGCGCGACGGTCTGCTGGAGTTGGGCCGGGAGTCCCGGGAGACCGCGTGGTGGATGCGGGTGCAGGACCGCACCCCGGTCCGGGGGTTCAAGGACTTCATCGGGTTCGAGGCGGAGGCCCGGCGCATCCGGACCTACGAGCCGTCGATCGTGCCCGGCCTGCTGCAGACCGAGGACTACGCGCGGGCGATGCTGCGCGTCATGCGGACCGCGGATGTCGACCTCGACGAGGCCGTCAAGCAGCGCTTGGAGCGCCAGCAGATCCTGGTCCGGTCGGATGACCCGGTGTTCTACACGGCGCTCATCGACGAGGCGGCGCTGCGCCGGCCGATCGGGGGCAAGATCCGCGTGACCGTGATGCGTGACCAGATCGACAAGCTCCTCGAGCTGTCCGACGTGGAGAACATCGAGATCCTGGTCGTGCCGTTCGAAGCCGGTGGCCACCCCGGGATGGGTGGCGCGTTCACCGTGCTGGACCTGCCGCATCCCGATGATCCGAACATCGTCTACGTCGAGGCGATCACCGACGCGATGCTGCTCAGCGACGACAAGAGCGTGCGGTACTACAACGACGTACTCGACGGCGTGCGCAGCGAGGCGTGGGGGTTCGACCGCTCTGCCGAGTTCCTGCGCGCGCTCCGGGACGAGTACGCCGCGAAGGTGCGCTGAGTCGCTGATCTGTGCCGACCTCACCGGTTCGGATGTATTGCCGACGCTACGCGGGTGGCACTCGGCACGGGCACGCAGCGCTGTGGGCCCTGGGTGGCGCAATGTGCGCTGCGCCGTGGGCTCGGGTGAGTCGAGTCTCCGTGCGGCAAGGGCGCGCCGGGTAGCCCCTAGACACTTCTGTGTCATCGTTGCCCACAGTGAACGGGGCGCGCGTGCAGGAGGGAAAGCTCACGGATGGTCGGCGACGAAATCGTAAGGCCTCGCGAGCAGGCCGATCTGGCGTGAAACCGCCGCTGACCGGTACATCTGTATCACGCGTCGCGCGCTGGACTGTTCAGCAAACCGTGCTACTTGCGCCCCCGCATCCCCGGTTCGGCCAAGAAAGCCTAACTGAGTGTCGTCATGTGCGCTTGTCAACAAGCAGTGAGCAAGCTACGTTGTGCAATATGCTTTCCTCGTCGAGGGCGTACTCGCGGAGGGCAGAGGCGCGGGATCCGGCGCGTCCCTGCCCCGCCACGCGTGTGGCGCGACGTTCTCAGTGCTTCGGATGCAGGTCGGGATCTGTGGCGTGACCAGCCACCGTCCGACGCGGCTCCGTCGAACTCCCCAACCGGGACGCTCGCGGATCGCCCTCGTTCCGGAGGTGGGGTTCAGAGGTCGCGGGCACGGGCCTCGCGCTCAACCCGCCTCTGGATTCGTCTTACCGCGATGTAGCGCTTTGGGCGGACTGCTGCTCCGTTGAGCGGTGCCGGAGT encodes the following:
- a CDS encoding helix-turn-helix transcriptional regulator, which codes for MARTSPTVRRRRLGQELRSLREMNGMTAEQVAKELDWSPSKVSRIETTAIKVGTVAPRLVDDAVDVEQGTVDLRALLDVYGVVDKARRDGLLELGRESRETAWWMRVQDRTPVRGFKDFIGFEAEARRIRTYEPSIVPGLLQTEDYARAMLRVMRTADVDLDEAVKQRLERQQILVRSDDPVFYTALIDEAALRRPIGGKIRVTVMRDQIDKLLELSDVENIEILVVPFEAGGHPGMGGAFTVLDLPHPDDPNIVYVEAITDAMLLSDDKSVRYYNDVLDGVRSEAWGFDRSAEFLRALRDEYAAKVR